The nucleotide sequence GTCAGCATGCCCTCGGGCACGGCCGGCTCGGAGCCGCCGCCCGGCGCAGGTTTTCGCAGGGTGAAGGGCGACATGGTGCCGACGGCGTATTCATTGAGTTCGAGCTCGAAGGCGAGATCGCGGACGCGTTCTATGGTCTCGGGCTCGACGAGGGTTTCGGAATTGACCAGCACGTAGAGGTCGTTCTCGAAAGTGCCGAAGGTCTCCGAGAGATGAGCATAGGCGTCGTAATAGGGTCCGGAATGGGCATAGACACGCAGGAGATCGCCGTCGACATTGGCCTTGGGGATCTGGATAAAACAGAAGATCGAGAAGGCCAGAACGATCAGAGCCATGACGCGCGGATTGCGCACTGTGGTCAGGCCGAGATGTTCGAGACCGAAGCCGATGGAGCGATCATGGGTGAGGCGGGCGAGAAAACGCTTGAACGGGGAACCAGAAGACACCGAAACCCGACTCCGCAATGGGGCGAAAACCTGGCGAAATCTGTACGAGTTTGCGGCCGATGCGTCCAGCGGTCGCAGGTTTTTGGTTTTGTGACGTTGCAATATTGCACGGACGCGGGGGAGTTTTGAGCGATGCGGAGAGTGGCTTGGGTCGGGGTGGGGATCGCGGGTTTGGTGCTGGCGATCGGGAACGGCTGGGTGCTGTCTCGGCCGCCGACGCCGGATGCGTTCTATTCTTCTGTGAGCGCTTCCGGGGCGCCGGGGACGTTGCTGGCGGTGGAGCCCTACTTCCGCGACGTGCCGGAGGCGGCTGACGCCTGGCGCATTCTCTATACGACGACGCGGATCGACGACACGCAGGCGGTGGCCAGTGCGGTGGTGATGGCGCCCAAGGGGGCGCTGGGGCCGCTGGATGCCATCGGCTGGGCCCACGGCACCAAGGGGATCGCCCCGGGTTGTGCGCCCTCGGTGGAGTGGCCCTTTGCGGATGTGCCTGCGGTAGATGACTTGCTGGCGGAGGGCTGGGCCTATGTGGCGACGGACTATGTCGGTCTGGGCACCAAGGGCGGACACGCCTATCTCGTTGGGGAGGATGCGGCGCGGGCGGTGATGGATTCCTTGCGGGCGGCGCAGGCGATGGAGGCGGTCGAAATCGGGGCGCGCAGCGTCGTCTGGGGGCATTCGCAGGGTGGCAATTCGGCGCTGTGGGTGGCGCAGATGGCGCAAGACTATGCGCCGGAGCTCGATATTGTCGGGGTGGCGGCGCTGGCGCCGGCTTCAGACATGCCGGCGCTTGTCGAAACGGTGCGCGGCAGCCTCTTCGGCAAGGTGGTCAGCAGCTATCTCCTCGAGGCCTATTCCCGGACTTATGCGGACGTGCGGGTGCAGGACTATATCGGCGCGCCGATGTCGTGGGTGGCCCGGGACATGGCGAGCCGCTGCGCGGTGGATGCGCGGGCGCTGCCTTCGCTGGCCCAAGCCATGCTGTTTCCCAGCTCGGGCATTTTCGACGCGGACCCGATCGTCGGCCCGCTCGCGGATCGGCTGGCGGAAAATGTGCCGAATGGGCCGTTTGCCATGCCGGTGATGATCGGGCAGGGGAGCGCCGACGAGATCGTCGCCGCAAAGGTGCAGACAGGATATGTCGACCGGCTCTGCGGAGAGGGGAAAGCGCTGGATTATCAGCTCTATGAAGGACTTGATCACCTCAGCCTGGTCCGGCCGGGAACGCCGCTGGAGGACGATCTCATCGCCTGGAGTGACGCCCGGTTCCGCGGCGAGGATGTCAAGCCCTCCTGCGGGGCGCTGTAAGGGGGGTCTCCACAGCTTGCACGCCGGAAAATTGGCCTTTCTGGCCGGAATCGCCTATCTATCGGTTAACAAGAACCAACACGGAATCACCCCGTGAGTGATACGACCGATAATCTGCCTGCCGACACCCCAGGGTCCGGCATAGCGACGATCCAGATCACCGACGAAATGCGCAACAGCTACCTCGATTACGCGATGAGCGTGATCGTGAGCCGCGCGCTTCCGGACGTGCGTGACGGCCTCAAGCCGGTGCACCGGCGCATCCTGTTCTCGATGAGCGAGAACGGATACGAGTACAACAAGCCATTCCGTAAATCGGCCCGCGTGGTCGGTGACGTGATCGGTAAATACCACCCCCACGGCGACTCCTCGATCTATATGGCCTTGGTCCGTATGGCGCAGGATTTCTCCATGGGAGAGATGCTGGCGGAAGGCCAGGGCAACTTCGGCTCGGTCGACGGCGATATGCCGGCGGCCATGCGTTACACCGAAGTGCGCATGCAGAAGATCACCAACTCCCTGCTCGATGACCTCGACAAGGACACGGTTGATTTCAAGCCCAACTATGACGGTTCGGAATCCGAACCCTCGGTGTTGCCGGCGCGCTTCCCGAACATGCTGGTCAACGGCGGCAGCGGTATCGCTGTCGGCATGGCGACCAATGTGCCGACGCATAATCTGAGCGAAACCATCAACGCCTCGCTGGCGCTGTTGGATAACCCGTTCATCACCACCGACGAGCTGATCGAGCATTTGCCCGGTCCGGACTTCCCGACCGGCGGGATCATCCTCGGCCGTGCCGGTATCCGCCAGGCTTATGAGACGGGCCGCGGCTCGATCATCGTGCGTGGCCGCGCGGTGGTGGAAGAGGTTCGCAAGGAACGCGAAGCCATCGTCATCACCGAGATCCCGTATCAGGTGAACAAGGCGCATCTGGTCGAAAAGATCGCCGAGCTGGTGCGCGACAAGCGCGTCGAAGGCATTGCCGACCTGCGCGACGAGTCTAGCCGCGAAGGCATGCGCATCGTCATCGAGGTCAAGCGCGATGCGATGCCTGATGTGGTACTGAACCAGCTTTACCGCTTCACGCAGCTGCAGAGCTCGTTTGGCTGCAATTTCGTGGCGCTGAACGGCGGCAAGCCGGAGCTGATGAATCTCAAGCAGATTCTCGAGGCGTTCCTCAGCTTCCGTGAGGAAGTGGTTACGCGTCGCGCCCGGTTCCTGCTGAACAAGGCCCGTGACCGCGCCCATATCCTGGTTGGTCTGGCCGTGGCCGTGGCCAATATCGATGAGGTCATCGCCCTGATCCGCACCGCGCCCGATCCGGCGACGGCGCGCGAGCAGTTGATGACCCGCCGCTGGCCGGCAGCCGATGTGGAGCCGCTGATCAAGCTGATCGACGACCCGCGCCACCGGATCAACGACGACGGCACGTTCAATCTCTCCGAAGAACAGGCCCGCGCCATTCTCGAACTGCGTCTGGCTCGTCTTACGGCTCTTGGCCGTGACGAAATCGGCGACGAACTCAATGGCCTCGGCGCCGAGATCGAGGACTATCTCGATATCCTGCGCAGCCGTGAGCGCGTGCAGCAGATCATTCGGGAAGAGCTTGAAGAGATCCGTGACCAGTTCGGCCGTGCGCGCCGGACCGAAATCGCCGATCACGTCGCCGATTTCGACGACGAGGACCTGATCGCCCGCGAAGACATGGTCGTAACCGTGAGCCACGCCGGTTACATCAAGCGCGTGCCGCTTTCGACCTATCGCGCCCAGAATCGCGGTGGCAAGGGGCGCTCTGGCATGTCGACACGCGACGAGGATTTCGTCTCGCGCCTCTTCGTCGCCAATACGCATACGCCGGTGCTGTTCTTCACCAGCCGCGGCATTGCCTACAAGATCAAGGTCTGGCGCCTGCCGCTGGCTCCTGCCAATGGCAAGGGCAAGGCCCTGATCAACATCCTGCCGCTGGAGCAGGGCGAGCGGATCACCTCGATCATGCCGCTGCCCGAGGACGAGACCAGCTGGGGCAATCTCGACATCATGTTCGCCACGACGCGCGGCACAGTTCGCCGCAACTCGCTGGCCGACTTCGTCGAAGTGCGCCAGAACGGCAAGATCGCCATGAAGCTCGATGAGGGCGATGCGATCGTCGGCGTCGAGACCTGCACGGTCAACAATGACGTGCTGCTGACCACGGCGCTCGGCCAGGCAATCCGCTTCCGCGTCGACGACGTGCGCCTGTTCAAGGGCCGCGACTCGATGGGCGTCCGTGGCATCCAGCTGGCGGAGAACGACACCGTCATCTCGATGGCCGTGATCAACCACTCGGATGCGACGGCCGAAGAACGCGCCGCCTATCTCAAGCGCAGCCGCGCCATGCGTGGTGAAGTGGACAGCGACGACAGTGCTTCGGATGAAGCAGGCGTCGAGGCTGGCGAACTTGATCAGGAGCTCTACGCCAAGATGGGTGCTCTCGAGCAGTTCATCCTGACGATCTCCGAGAACGGCTATGGCAAGCGCACCTCAAGCCACGAATACCGGATCACCGGTCGTGGCGGTAAGGGCATCGTCGCCATGGCGGTCAACAAGCGCAACGGCAATCTGATCGCAAGCTTCCCGGTGGAAGAAGAAGACCAGATCATGCTGATCAGCGATGGCGGCCAGACCATCCGCCTGCCGGTTGGTGGCGACAAGCCGATCGGCATCAAGGGTCGCAGCACCCAGGGCGTGATCGTGTTCGATACGGCCGAGGATGAGAAGGTGGTTTCGGTCGAGCGCATCAGCGAGCCTGAAAGCGACGAGGACGACATCGACACCGGTACTGAGGCCGGGGACGATGCACCGCCCGACACCGGCGCGGCAGAAGAATAAGAAACAAGGGGCGCTTCGGCGCCCCTTGTCGTTTCCGCGCCACGTTGTGCGGATGTGCTTCAGATGAAGCGTTCGATGTCGGGGTTTTGGGCGCCTCTGGCCTGAGCGGGAGGTGCGCTGCCCATGCGGACCTGACGCGGGATGGTGCTCTGTTGCGCCTGGCGTGCGGGAGCGGCCGACGCCAGCGTACGTGGATTGGGGCCGAACTCATTGTCCCATTGATTGGGCGGGGCCAGCATCCAGAACAGCATGAGCAACTGGCCAACGAGCGGAATGCACTGGACGAAATACCACCAGCCCGACCGCCCGATATCGTGCAGGCGGCGCACAGTTACGGCAATGGCGGGAAGAAAATGAACCACCGATAGAAATGCGGTGAAGGGACCCGGGTAGCCCTTTCTGATGTCGGTGTAGAAAAACTCGAGGTCGGCAAAGGCGCCGGCGAGCGCGAGGAGTGTGGCGACCAGCCAGAACAACCAATATTGCCGGCGCGTACTGCGTCCCGAAAGATCGAAGTAGCGCAGCATTGCATCGAAATATGACCGCATGTTTTCCGTTCCGGCCGGAGTTTCACTCCAGAAGTAGCGGGGTGCGTTGAGAATGGCATCTGCGACGTGGCAATAACATTAGCGAAGGGTCAATAATTGGTCGGGAATTCTGGTTCGAAGCGGTGTATTCGATCCGGTAGATTGCTGAATTTGTTGTTTTCAAAACATGCATGATTTGGACCTTGCACTATGACTGCCAGCGCTGATCGTGAGAAACCGGGGTATCGGGCGCTGCTCAGTTTGCCCGTGCCGCGTCGGCTGGCGCTGGCCAGCCTGCCGGCGGATTTTGCGGACTGGCTCGACTATGCGGCCATCGTGGCGCTGCTGGTGTTTGGCTGGGGCCATGGGCCGTTCGCGCTGGCAATTTTCGCGCTGGCGCTGAGCCTGCCCTATATTATGGTGGGGCCGCTGGCCGCAGTGGTGGTGGATCGGTCCTCGATCCGTGCCGTGCTGGTGATCAGCAATCTGGGGCGGGCGCTGGCGACGCTCGGCTTCGCGTTCACCGGGGATGCGGCGATGCTGCTGGTGCTGGTGTTCCTGCGCGGCGCCATCGACTCAGCGTTTACGCCGGCACGGCAGGCGGCGCTTCAGGCGACGACGCCCAAACATCTTCTGGGGCGTGCCAATGGGCTGCATCAGGCAATCAACCAGACCTCAAAAATTGCGGGACCGGCCATCGGTGGGCTTCTGCTGGTGATCTGGCCGGCGCAGGGCGTGTTTCTCTTTAACGCGGGCCTCTCCCTCATCGCCGTTGTGATTGCGCTGACGCTTGTGATCCCGCCACGCGAACAGGGGGAGGGCGATGGCCAGCGCGGTCGGTTCTTTGTCGAGTCGCTGGCCGGTATTGCCGAATTCCGGCGCAGTCGGCGGCTGCTGGTGGCGCTGATCTTTTCGGCCTTCGCCTATTTCTCCTTCTTTCTCTATGACGCGCTGATCGCCCTGCTGGCGGAGGGTTTTGGGTTTGGCGCCACGGCGTTCGGGCTTTCCATCGCCGCATCGGGGCTTGGCGGTTTGATCGGCGCTCTGGTGGCCGGGTGCTTCGCTGCCGGTCGACCAATCCTCGTCATGGCACTGGCGGCCATGATATCGGGGCTGACGACGGCGGCTGTGGCGGCAGCGGCCTTGGCCGGACTGATGCTCCCGCTCGCCGCGTTCCTCTTCGTGCTGCTGTTCATGGGTGGATCGACCGCCTTCATGCTGGTGCCCTATCGGACCATTATCCAAGCTGAGGTCCCGCCGGACCGGATCGGGCGGGTGTTTGCTGCAGGCGAGGCTGTGATCACGCTCACCATGCTGTCGGCCCCGCTGATCGGCAGCGCCATCGCTTCCCAATGGGGCACGCCGGCTGCGTTTCTCGTCGGTGGCGCGCTGCTGGTCGTGCTCGGGGGCGTTACGCTTGCAACCGCACGCCGCGCGTGAGAAAACCCTAACAACAACAAGAGGGAAGGGGGCAGAATGAGCAAACTCGTCGGCTTTTATCCGGGGTCGTTCGATCCGCTGACCAATGGGCATCTCGATGTCATCGAGCGGGCCTGCAAGCTCGTCGATACGCTGGTGGTGGCGGTTGGAATCAGCGCGACCAAGAAGAACCCGCTGTTCAGCCATGTCGACCGCATTGCCATTCTCGACCAGGTGCTCGGCCCCGTCGGGCTGCGGACCCAGACAGAATTCAAGATCGTCGACTTCTCCGGCCTGATGGTGAATGCGGCGCGCGACCACGGCGCCAAGCTCATCATTCGCGGCCTGCGCGACACTACCGACTATAATTACGAGATGCAGATGGTGGGGATGAACGCCCAGATGGCGCCCGATCTGCAGACCGTCTTCCTTCCCTCCAGCCCACCTGTGCGGCATATCTCGGCCACATTGGTGCGCCAAATCGCAGAAATGGGCGGGGATATTTCCGCCTTCGTCCCGCCAATCGTCCTTAAGGCTCTGAAACCACGATGATTACTCTCTCCCGCCGCCTGCTTGGTGGCCTCGCTGTCGCCGCTTTGGTCAGCCTCGCAGCTCCGGCTTTCGCCCAGGAGGGCAAGCCGCATCTGATCCTGACGCTCGAAAGCGGTACGGTCGATATCGAACTGTTGCCCGAAATTGCGCCCAAGCATGTCGAGCGCGTCGTGGCCCTGACCGAGAGCGGTGAATACGACAATGTCGTTTTCCACCGCGTCATCGAGGGTTTCATGGCCCAGACCGGCGACGTCGAATTCGGCAAGGAAAACACCCCGAATTTCGATCTGCAGCGCGCCGGCATGGGCGGTTCGCAGCTTCCTGATGTCGAGGCTGAGTTCAATTCGGAAAGCTTCCAGCGCGGCATCGTCGGCGCTGCCCGCTCGCAGAACCCGAACTCGTTCAACGCGCAGTTCTTCATCACCTATGCGGACGCGAGCTTCCTCGACGGCCAGTATACGGTGTTCGGCAAGGTTGCTTCCGGCATGGAAGCTGTCGATGCGCTCGAAAAGGGTCCGCAGTCGGCCAATGGCGCCGTGGCAAACCCGGACAAGATCATCAAGGCGACGATCGAATACAAGTAAGCGGTTCGTCACCGGTTTCCGGAGCCCCGACGCACTTGGTGCGGCGGGGCTTTTTGTTTTTTGGGGGTGGCGTGGGAGCGGAGACATCCGGGCTCTCCTACCCCCACCTAGCCTCCCCCTGGTAGGGGGAGGGACGGGTCAGTGGCTCACTGGGTTTGCCAATAACTCGATGGGCTCCTCCCCGTATCAGGGGGAGGTCGGGTGGGGGTATCCTATCCCCAAGACCAGACAAACAAAAAGGCCGCCCAGAGGGCGGCCTTTTCGATTCGGTGGCTTCAGAGCTTAGTGGTGGTGCTCTTCGGGGACTTCGTCCTCGTCAGCCTGGATGAGCTTGGCCAGCTCTTCGCGGGTCATCTTCTTTTCCGTCTGCTCGGAGAGGCCGGCGACATAGTCGACAACCTTGTTCTCGAAGACCGGAGCGCGCAGGCTTGCGAGGGCCTGGGCGTTCTGACGGTAGTAGTCATAGACCTGCTGTTCCTGGCCGGGGAAGCGGCGGATTTCAGCGAGCAGGGCCTGCTGGTGCTCTTCGTCGGTGACCTGAACTTCGTTCTGGTTGCCGATCTCGGCAACAACGAGGCCCAGACGCACGCGGCGCTCAGCAATGCGCTGGTACTGTTCCTTGGCGGCTTCTTCGGTCGTGCCTTCGTCTTCGAAGGAACGGCCATGCGACTGCACTTCGTGCTCGACGCGCTGCCAGATGGTGTTGAATTCGGCTTCGACCAGCTGCGCCGGGACGTCGAACTTGTGGCCTTCATCGAGGGCGTCGAGAATCTGACGCTTGATGTGCTGGCGGCTCATCGAGGTGAGTGCCGATTCCATCTGGTCCTTGACGGCCTTGCGCAGGGCAGCGACGTCTTCGAGGCCGAGGCGCTTGGCGAACTCGTCGTCCAGCTCGCCCTGGTTCGGGCCATCGACGTGCAGGATGGTGACGTCGAAGGTTGCTTCCTTACCGGCCAGCTCGGCATTGTTGTAATCAGCCGGGAAGGTCACGGTGATGGTGCGGGTCTCGTCTTTCTTCTGGCCGACCAGCTGCTCTTCGAAGCCGGGGATGAACTCGCCCGAGCCAACGGTGAGGTGCGCATGGTCGGACTTGCCGCCGGCGAACTCAACGCCGTCGATCTTGCCGACGAAGCTGAGGCCGAGACGATCGCCCTGCTCGACGACAGCGCCATCACCCTTGTCGGTGTAGCCGCGGTTCTGAGCGAACACGCGGTTCACTTCAGCGTCGATTTCTTCTTCGGTGACTTCAACAACCGGCTTGTCGAGCTTGAGACCCTTGAGGTCCATCAGCGTGACAGGCGGCAGGACTTCATATTCGACTTCGAATGCGAGGTCGGACTTGCCGTCGAGCACGTCGTTGATCAGAGCCTGATCCTGGGGCAGGTCAACCTTGGGCTGAGCTGCGGCGCGCTCGGAACGCTGGTCCAGCGTGTCGGAGACGGTGGCGTTGATCGCGTCGGTCATCACTTCGGACATTGCCGAACGACCATACATCTTCTTGAGGTGCGCGGTAGGCACCTTGCCGGGACGGAAGCCCTTGATGTTGGCCTGGCCCTTGAGCTCTTCCAGCTTGGCATCGAGGCGCGACACCAGGTCGGCTGCCGGGATAGTGACGCTGAGCTTGCGCTTCAGGCCTTCGTTGAGGGTCTCAGTAACCTGCATGGGGGGCTATTCCCGTTTAAATTGATCTTCTAAAGGCCGGGACCAAATTGGTGCGGGTGAGAGGACTCGAACCTCCACGCCTTGCGG is from Devosia sp. SD17-2 and encodes:
- a CDS encoding lipase family protein produces the protein MRRVAWVGVGIAGLVLAIGNGWVLSRPPTPDAFYSSVSASGAPGTLLAVEPYFRDVPEAADAWRILYTTTRIDDTQAVASAVVMAPKGALGPLDAIGWAHGTKGIAPGCAPSVEWPFADVPAVDDLLAEGWAYVATDYVGLGTKGGHAYLVGEDAARAVMDSLRAAQAMEAVEIGARSVVWGHSQGGNSALWVAQMAQDYAPELDIVGVAALAPASDMPALVETVRGSLFGKVVSSYLLEAYSRTYADVRVQDYIGAPMSWVARDMASRCAVDARALPSLAQAMLFPSSGIFDADPIVGPLADRLAENVPNGPFAMPVMIGQGSADEIVAAKVQTGYVDRLCGEGKALDYQLYEGLDHLSLVRPGTPLEDDLIAWSDARFRGEDVKPSCGAL
- the gyrA gene encoding DNA gyrase subunit A; its protein translation is MPADTPGSGIATIQITDEMRNSYLDYAMSVIVSRALPDVRDGLKPVHRRILFSMSENGYEYNKPFRKSARVVGDVIGKYHPHGDSSIYMALVRMAQDFSMGEMLAEGQGNFGSVDGDMPAAMRYTEVRMQKITNSLLDDLDKDTVDFKPNYDGSESEPSVLPARFPNMLVNGGSGIAVGMATNVPTHNLSETINASLALLDNPFITTDELIEHLPGPDFPTGGIILGRAGIRQAYETGRGSIIVRGRAVVEEVRKEREAIVITEIPYQVNKAHLVEKIAELVRDKRVEGIADLRDESSREGMRIVIEVKRDAMPDVVLNQLYRFTQLQSSFGCNFVALNGGKPELMNLKQILEAFLSFREEVVTRRARFLLNKARDRAHILVGLAVAVANIDEVIALIRTAPDPATAREQLMTRRWPAADVEPLIKLIDDPRHRINDDGTFNLSEEQARAILELRLARLTALGRDEIGDELNGLGAEIEDYLDILRSRERVQQIIREELEEIRDQFGRARRTEIADHVADFDDEDLIAREDMVVTVSHAGYIKRVPLSTYRAQNRGGKGRSGMSTRDEDFVSRLFVANTHTPVLFFTSRGIAYKIKVWRLPLAPANGKGKALINILPLEQGERITSIMPLPEDETSWGNLDIMFATTRGTVRRNSLADFVEVRQNGKIAMKLDEGDAIVGVETCTVNNDVLLTTALGQAIRFRVDDVRLFKGRDSMGVRGIQLAENDTVISMAVINHSDATAEERAAYLKRSRAMRGEVDSDDSASDEAGVEAGELDQELYAKMGALEQFILTISENGYGKRTSSHEYRITGRGGKGIVAMAVNKRNGNLIASFPVEEEDQIMLISDGGQTIRLPVGGDKPIGIKGRSTQGVIVFDTAEDEKVVSVERISEPESDEDDIDTGTEAGDDAPPDTGAAEE
- a CDS encoding DUF805 domain-containing protein, with product MRSYFDAMLRYFDLSGRSTRRQYWLFWLVATLLALAGAFADLEFFYTDIRKGYPGPFTAFLSVVHFLPAIAVTVRRLHDIGRSGWWYFVQCIPLVGQLLMLFWMLAPPNQWDNEFGPNPRTLASAAPARQAQQSTIPRQVRMGSAPPAQARGAQNPDIERFI
- a CDS encoding MFS transporter; translation: MTASADREKPGYRALLSLPVPRRLALASLPADFADWLDYAAIVALLVFGWGHGPFALAIFALALSLPYIMVGPLAAVVVDRSSIRAVLVISNLGRALATLGFAFTGDAAMLLVLVFLRGAIDSAFTPARQAALQATTPKHLLGRANGLHQAINQTSKIAGPAIGGLLLVIWPAQGVFLFNAGLSLIAVVIALTLVIPPREQGEGDGQRGRFFVESLAGIAEFRRSRRLLVALIFSAFAYFSFFLYDALIALLAEGFGFGATAFGLSIAASGLGGLIGALVAGCFAAGRPILVMALAAMISGLTTAAVAAAALAGLMLPLAAFLFVLLFMGGSTAFMLVPYRTIIQAEVPPDRIGRVFAAGEAVITLTMLSAPLIGSAIASQWGTPAAFLVGGALLVVLGGVTLATARRA
- the coaD gene encoding pantetheine-phosphate adenylyltransferase; protein product: MSKLVGFYPGSFDPLTNGHLDVIERACKLVDTLVVAVGISATKKNPLFSHVDRIAILDQVLGPVGLRTQTEFKIVDFSGLMVNAARDHGAKLIIRGLRDTTDYNYEMQMVGMNAQMAPDLQTVFLPSSPPVRHISATLVRQIAEMGGDISAFVPPIVLKALKPR
- a CDS encoding peptidylprolyl isomerase, translating into MITLSRRLLGGLAVAALVSLAAPAFAQEGKPHLILTLESGTVDIELLPEIAPKHVERVVALTESGEYDNVVFHRVIEGFMAQTGDVEFGKENTPNFDLQRAGMGGSQLPDVEAEFNSESFQRGIVGAARSQNPNSFNAQFFITYADASFLDGQYTVFGKVASGMEAVDALEKGPQSANGAVANPDKIIKATIEYK
- the tig gene encoding trigger factor; this translates as MQVTETLNEGLKRKLSVTIPAADLVSRLDAKLEELKGQANIKGFRPGKVPTAHLKKMYGRSAMSEVMTDAINATVSDTLDQRSERAAAQPKVDLPQDQALINDVLDGKSDLAFEVEYEVLPPVTLMDLKGLKLDKPVVEVTEEEIDAEVNRVFAQNRGYTDKGDGAVVEQGDRLGLSFVGKIDGVEFAGGKSDHAHLTVGSGEFIPGFEEQLVGQKKDETRTITVTFPADYNNAELAGKEATFDVTILHVDGPNQGELDDEFAKRLGLEDVAALRKAVKDQMESALTSMSRQHIKRQILDALDEGHKFDVPAQLVEAEFNTIWQRVEHEVQSHGRSFEDEGTTEEAAKEQYQRIAERRVRLGLVVAEIGNQNEVQVTDEEHQQALLAEIRRFPGQEQQVYDYYRQNAQALASLRAPVFENKVVDYVAGLSEQTEKKMTREELAKLIQADEDEVPEEHHH